The window TCGTCCCCCTCTTTGACACGAACCAGATGATATGCGTTATGTAAATCGAATTTCAAAAAAATCTTTGCTGAATGAAGGGATGAAAAGGCGGAGtccaaaagaggaagaggatAACGTTTTTTGACTGTAATCTCGTTAAGACCGCGGAAATCGATACATGGACGTAAagacttgtccttctccacaaaAAAGAAACCCTCTCAGAGAGGAGAGGACGACGGCCGGATGCTAACGAGGACGCAATGTATTCCTTGAGTGCGGCCTGTTCGGGGCCCGATATACTATAAAGTCTAGCGTTAGGCAGGGCGGCTCTGGGCAGAAGGTTAATCGTGCAGTCGTATGGGCGATAAGGGGGCAACCTCTGCGCCTTGTCCTTACTGAATACCATACGGACGTCATGTGACACCTCCGCCACCCCTGTAAGATCGACTTCCTCCGTAATGGGTTGTCTACCCGTAATAGTAGGAACTGCTGAACGTAAACAATTCGAAAAACACTGACTACCCCAATTCGTAATCTGCCCCCGCGTCCAATCTACCGTCAGGTTGTGTCTGCTAAGACATGTGAGCCCCAAAAACACAGGTGCTGACTGCGACGGAACGATGAAAAAACGGATGGACTCGTGGTGATTGCCGGATAATTGAAGTGATAAGTGAAGTGAACAGTCTGGTGAGTAAGTACCGCCAAGAGGCGTCCATCTAGGGAGTGCACTttcttgtggtcatttgtctCAAACCCCTGAATACCATACTTTTTAACAAAGTCAGAATCAATGAAGCAATCATCAGCCCCTGAATTGATTAAAGTAGTCACCCGGACACTAACCCCCTCCCCCGTAATGAGTCCCGTCACCTGAAGTCTCTTATTGGCTGCAGAGGTAGGATTAGATACAGGTGGCGTCTTGGCATACTCACAGGGAGAAAGAGTGGAGAAATTCCCCTTCTGTCCGGATACGGATGTTGATTCCGCTGCCACACTCTTGATCACATCAGGAGGTTATTGGCCGATAACAGTGACGGTGGGTCTTGGCCGCTCCTGGAAGTATTCCCATGTTGCGTACCCGCTCCCGGAGACGGTTATTCAACCGTATGGCGAGATCGATGAGCTCGTTAAGAGTGGCCGTAAAGTTCCGTACCGCTAGCTCGTCCTTTATCCGTTCATGTAGAGCTTTGCGGAATATTCCATGGAGTGCTTCCTCGTCGTATTTACTCTCCGCTGCCAGGACTCTAAAGTCTACTGTAAATGCAGCCACAGAGCGTTTGCCTTGTCTAAGGTCCAGGAATTGATTCCCTGCTTCTCTGCTCCGAATAGGGTGGTCAAAAACCTGCCTAATCTCCGCCAAAAAATGAGGATAGGAGGGGCGCACCTCCGGCTTAGCCTTGCTCACCGCCATAGCCCATGCCGCTGCCTTATCCGAGAGTAAACTCATGATAAAAGCTATCTTAGCCTGATCCGAGTGGTAAGTGCTAGGCTGCTGGACAAAAACCAGAGTGCACTGGTGCAAAAATTGTTCGCAATTACCCGAAAAAGCGTGGGGGGTGCGGGAGACTAGGCTCGCGGTTAGCAGCGCCGGCCGCGGCAGGTGCGGTTATGACAGTCTCGGAAGGGAGTCCGTCAACCTCCGGCTGTCCCGGGTTATCACCAAGCCCCAGGCGTCGCTCAATGTCACCAATGCTAGTGGAGAGTACGGCCAGGGTCTCCATAATTCCCCAGAGGGATTGTTCATGGCTGCCCACTAGCGCGCCTTGCTGTGACAGCGCCGAACTCTGAGGATTCCATATCGTTGGCCAGATTGGTCTGTTAAGTTTGGCCGTGGCCGTGGTCAAGGAATCccaaaaatgcagagtcaaatatctgtgtaacaaaaaggatttaatacaaaaaaagataATGTGGTGGACACTAGGGGGCATGTCTCTCATCCAGTAGGGAGTCGACTAGGGGGCGTGGTGAGAGTCCAGTTTTGGGCACGCAAGTGTTAGCGCTACAAAGGAGATGTTCCCTCTTTGTCAAGTTGAGTAGTGTGCAGTTGGAGAATAAAGCTCTGCATGAGACCAAACCTTGAGTCTTCCTTGCAACTGCCACATTGTTGACCCCGTTGAACATGTTTCAAGCAGTGGATGAGTGTGATTCCTCTTCGGTCTTGTCGCCCCAGCTCCCAGCTCCGGCTGTCGCCGCCGCTGTGAAGCTCCCGGAGTTCTGGCAAAGCGACCCGGCTTCGTGCAGCATATCGAGGCGCTGTTCCACTTGAGGGGGATCACGACAGACAACTCCAAGTACTACCTGGTCGTTGCTGCTCTAGACCAGATGACCACTCGCCGTGTCATGCAGCTGTTGCGTGCACCTCCCCATCTTTAAAATTCGATGCGCTCAAACAGTTTCTGCTCAGGAGGTACTGTTTGTCGCCCACGGAGAGGGCGGACAGACTGCTTTCCCTGCCGGGCTTGGGCGACGGCACGGCTGTGGATTTGATGGACAATATGCTCTCACTTTTGGGCTCGGATGACGGCGGTTTCCTTTTCCCGCACATTTTCCGGCGCCAACTCCCGCCTCCCCCTGTTTGGACGCCGGCGATTACCGGGGGTTGGCTGAGGAAGCTGATCGGGTTCTCCTTGCTACAAGGCGGTTCGCGGTGCACGGCGTGACGGCAGATCCACTGCAAACAGCGACGGAGGACGCGGACCCGGCGATGGTGGCTGGTGTGGTGTCGCAGAAGCGGCGCGGGAGGAGCCTGTGATTCTTTCACCAGCGGTTTGGCACGTGGGCTCGGCGATGTGTTTCCCCCTGCTCCTTCGAAGCTCCGGGAAATGCCAGCGCCGGCGTCCAGTAGCGGCTGTGGGCGTCGGCGAACGGAGTTAGCTGCTCTTCATTAGCGACTCGCAGTCGGGGAGGCGGTTCCTGGTGGACTCTGGCTAGCAAGTCAGCCTGCTTCCCCCGGCAAACACGGACAAGGTGGGCGAGGGCTGCGGGCCACCGTTAAGTGCAGCCTACGGCTCTTCCATCAACACTTTTGGCACGAAATTTTGGCACGGTGACTGTTTGTTTCCACGGGCGTAATTTCGTGTGGGACTTTGTCATTGCCTCAATAACTGTCCCTATTATCGGCGCAGATTTTTGGTGTGCAAATGGACTGCTTGTTAATGTTTCAATTGCCGTTTGATTGACGCTGTGTCTTTTGCCACATTTCCGTGTGAGACGGGGGGACTGGGGCCGTTGACCAAAGCTAATTTTCTGGCGTCGGGTGACGTTTTTCAGCGTTTGCTAGCGGATTTTCCAGCTTTGATCACACCAACTTTTTCTACTGGGAGTACCAAGCATGGTGTTGAACATTTCATTCCTATGGTAGGACCGTCGGTTTTCGCACGCACGCGTCGCCTGGACGGTCTAATAGCCCATGGGCCTCGCCCCTGCACATGGTGCCCAAGGCGGATGGGtcatggcggccgtgtggcgaTTTCCCCCGCCTTAACAATATCACCACGCATGATCGCTACCTCATTCTGCACATCCAGGATTTTTCAGCTCGCCTGGCCGGTGCAACGTTTTTTTCCAGGGTCGACCTGGTCCGCGGTTATCACCAAGTTCCTGTGCGTGCTGACGATCGCGCGGCCCACCTCCTGCAACCTCTTTACACGGCCTTGCGGCAGATGAAGGCTAATGACCCTCTTGACTGGACTCCTGAGCGAGTCCGGGCTTTCAAGCAGGCTAAGTCCGCCCGCGCAGACGCTGCGCTTCTCGCTCACCCCATCGTGCCGGTGGCTTTGACGACAAACGCTTCGGACATTGCCGTCGGTGCAGTAGTTGAGCAGCGAGTGGCGGGGGTTTGGCAGCCACTTGCTTTTTTCAGCCGTAAACTGCGGGATAACGAGCGGAAGTATAGTGTTTTTGACCGGGAGTTACTGGCGCTTTATCTTGCGTGCGGCCATTTCCGTTTTTTGTTGGAAGGCCGCCGCTTCACGGCTTATGTTGATCATAAGCCGCTGACCTTCGCCATGTCCAAGGTGACTGAGCCATGGTCGGCCCGCCAGCAACACCGCTTGGCGGCCATTTCAGAATGTCAGGGTAACATTTGTGTGCATACGTGCGCGTGTATGAGCGTGTTTCTCAATACTGACCCCTGCTGGGCGTTAcgtgaaggaatgggagaatctccccgctttttaatttaaaatatacctgtagatgttctgcgagcctcttcatctgctttgtagtggtaagatggcctctctgtggcttcagcggcttgcaccggcgcgtgcgacgtatggtgtatccagacttattagtacagatcagtgaacCACACTGAGTCATGTTTATGTGATCCATAAATCTGTTATTCGCTGTCGAGTTGtgcccattaaaaaaaagttctcaataGTCAACGTGTGTGaaggtgttttattttaatttttgtgtctctcctacgaggctATGGTTTTACAAAAGCATATTTGACAACATCAGACGATATTCAAATTAGACAATGCCGTCATTTAGCGACTTCTACGACAGccaattgccactttttttacGGAAAATTTGGCAACATTGCCTGGGTCAAGACTGATTTTAATGTCAAGGTAACATTTGTGTGCATACGTGCGCGTGTATGAATGTGCTTCTCAATACTGACCCCTGCTGGGCGTCAACCATCATTTCATGCAAcctagtttgttttttgtttctgctactaaattgacattatttttcttaataataTTGTGATTTAGTCCCTTGAAATTGCTGCCCTATATCTTGTTAGAAAAcgttttttcccttaatattttgactttattcttgtaaaatgactgctccccttttttttgttttgacattttccaacgtatacatttttttttaattgtgactttgtttccacaatattgtgactttattttcgtaacattgtaactttttcctcaacgtaatttttcagaaattggaactttatttgttgtcttttttgtttctcGGGatattatgaccttttaaaaatgatgtctatttcttgaacatttcaacttaatgcgattaaaattgttatcttttcttatattacgttattcttgtaaaattgcaactcttTTTTGCTTTAtgacaaatgtcttcttcatatagactaccagtccagggtgtaccccgcctgtcgcccgaagtcagctgggataggctccagcatgcccccgcgaccctaatgaggaagaagcggcatagaaaatggatggatggatggatgtttagactttattgtaaaatgactgtgcgcccagggcgtcattcaagccagtACCGCCACtgattgcggttaattggttccagacccgaccgtgatgagtgaatgtttgccaagtaggattccctaCTGGATTATTTTGCTGAATAGAGAATCAAATCAAGCAAGATGTCATGCCTAACTGAAGTAGTGCTTTTCTTCAACTGGTTCAAGGACTGGCAGGATTGAACAGAGAGGCAggcaaatgtttggacacccccgtcttGCTCGTTGTACACACAAGTCATCATACTTGGACTTGTGAAGCTGGTGAAGAGATAAAAGACAATGTAACGTGTGTTTTATTTGACAGCAAGCTCCCATCCAACGCTCTAATCATGACGTCTCCGCTCTGCTCTTTTGTCCTGGTGCTGATCTTTTGTGTTCTCGAAACCAGCTCCAGGACGTCCTTTTACGCAGCCGAAGGATCAGACTTGACTCTTCCCTGCAAGCACACATATGCCCATGAGCAACTAGAGATCAGGTGGTTTGTGTTCAATAGAACGTATaagttaataatgttaacagATGGCCAAGTTGTGCATGGACCACTGAAGGGGAGGGTCCGCTACACGTCTCCCAACCCCTTAAGCGGAGATGCTTCCATAACCATCAGCAACCTGCGTCTCTCAGACACGGGGACCTATGATTGTGATTTGTACGTTaatggcaaaacacacacacagaaaattgaCTTGAAAGTCACAAAGAAACCAAGCAAGCCAGAGTGTAGCGTGGAATGGGAGTTTGCAGAGGTTTATGGTGCGAGGCTCAAATGCAGATCCTCACATGACACCCTCCCACTGACGTACAGCTGGACAAAGATGGACGGAAACAAGATGTTGCCTCCTCAGGCCAATGTGGATGCCACAATGGGCCACTTGTTTGTAGACAGGATCACAGAGGACGACTGTGGAACATATCTCTGTACGGTGGAAAGTCTGGTTGGTACCCAACACTGTGACGTCCTACTTGAGcgtccaccaccaccaccaccagtcaCGATCAAAAACGTTTAACCCACAGCGCCACCATCAGCCACAAGCGATGGAGTTATAGTTCCAGTCGTGGCCGTGACGTCCGTCGTGCTCGTGCTGGGTGTCGGTGCTCTCCTGCCGCCATCTGGTACTGGTGCAGAAGAAACAGTGTTAACCTAGTTTTTAATCAAACAGCGGAAGAGGTGCCTATGTCGTCAATGGAGGGAGGGGAACGGTCTCGACTGGCAACACTACCCAATAGTGTCACGTGTTGGCATCCTCACACTTCTGGCGATAGGTCTGTAAAGAAGCGAtggaagaaaatatgaaataatggcCAAAGttgtttttgatttatttagGGTTTGTGTGTTGCTGGAAAGAGAGGACAATCCATCCGTCATCTCCTGTTCAGAGAGAATCTTGTATTTTTAACCATAACAATATGATGAACTACTTTGTAACGTTTAGCTGCTGAGCCCATTTGTAAACACTTTGGTCAACGTtgctattttaaaaattgtcttCAAATAAAGATTTGATgtgtggatatactgtatatgaagttGTCTATAACTGATACTATTTTCTGTGTTGCCCTCCACGTTTGTATCCTGGACAGCAGACATCTTGGCGGGTAAAGATGACAACACGTGACACAAGTGTGGGGAATGAGTAGACGTGGTTTTGATATTGATAAGAACATCTATAGATTTTGTGATGGGAGTGGAAGGaacatttatttgatgaatgtacagtatgttctgtaaaactccacaaaatttatggacaaaaatgtcatgttctgtCTGCCATGTATTGCAGTACACCTCTGAGCCACCCAGAGGACCTAATTAAGCCCACCTGTGTCTCATAACTGGCTTCTATTAGCTGCAGTCTGACAAGcttccagtgccagattgtttcCTGAATGTCCAGAGTCCTCCAGCAACTCTAGCTACTTGGGTGTATTCTGCTTTCTGGTCATTTAAGTACTTCAATAAGTAAAACCCAATTCAATCTGCTAGTGTTGCATTTCTATTGGTTAATTATGTGAACTTAAATTTCAAGCTGGAAATCCATTGAATaatgatgccatatttgttcatttttcttcGATTAAAAATCAAAACACAGTCGGTCACTGAGGGGAATCAGGTAATGATTGGTGTTGCGTTTACTAAACTCTACTAAACTCGAGTTATTGGATGGATGACCTCTAGggcgggtgtccaaagtgtggtctgAGGGCCAtttggctttcttttttttaagaggaACAAGTTCAtccaatgaggaaaaaaatctattagcagacctctgccaattGCCATGGTTCCTCTCATGTATGCAAATATCACTGATGCATGCTGGCACCTGGCACTGGGGAAGGCAACCTGGTCCTAGTCAAACCACGATACACCAAAAGAAGTTATCCATGACCACATGCTCGTTCAGGAAGTGGTCCCCTGAGGCTGAGCAGGACCACTGACTGGGTTGCATTGCGGTGCATAGAAATGTCACCTGCACTACTGCATGGGTGATGTGCCAGTAAAGACTGTACGCTGCTTTACTAATAAGCCCTAAATAACATCAAAGACTTCTGAACCTGAAGATGTTAAAAGATGGTGGCACTTAAGCAGGTACTCACACTCACCCCCCACTCACACGACCCACAGTAACAGCAGCTCAAGTAAGTGCGGAGCTAAGGAGGCTGCGCCCCAGCAAAGCAGGTCCGGATGGAGTATCTCCTCGACTTCTGAAAGCCTGCGTGTGGGAGCTGGGCCCTCGACAGCGCATGTTCAACCTGAGCTTGGAGTTGGGGAGGGCACAGCTGTGGAAAACGTCCTACAAGGATAAAAATGACTGACAACTGGCAGGAGCACTCTTTCATTTTCAGCCAGGAGATGGTACAGGTGAAATGAAACGGGGTCCAGGTACCTGAAGACTGTAAACtatcctgtctgacttatttttcaattatgtCTGATTTGTCTTGCAGttattctgtctgacttattcaATACATTTGGAAACAATCTAATTTGTTGTGAGAGTCTTtgattccttctcataactggagattaaaaaACACGCAAGGGTGGCAGGTTGTGGAgaaatttcatctccaacactaTCCATGAACATGGCTCataatgctagcatgctaacgttaacataTGCTAAAGTTAGATAGCATGTACccggaaggctaaatgtcctgaatgagttgagaattttgactttagaAGTgtctgaatgggttgagaaatgtggaagtagctggAACTCTTTAGCTCAAAGGCATTTTGGGAATTCGTAGCACGAATGTCTGAAAATGTTCTGTTTTAACAACCCGATAAAGACTGGCAAAACATAACCTTGGCATTGCTCTTACTAGATGTGTTACTTTTAATTGGAGCGGTTTTCGTTAAAAGGTATTTTTTGTGCAGCCTTGTAGTCTCCGCATTATTCGTATTACATGTCATCTTTTTCACCTCAAAGGCAACCGTGGCAGCTCCAAAGCTATCGTGGCGCTTTCTGATAGGACAGTTGCAGTTTTCATCATCAAATACGAAAGCTAGTCTTTGTGCTTTATGACATAAGCATCTTTTATGTCTTGTGACATAAAGTGATGCATACATAAAGTGACTGTAGACGTGTTTCATCTCAGAGAATCATCCAGCTGAGGTGTCCTCATCTTCTAGGAGGTGCAGGTGAAGTACACTTTTTATGCtaaatgcttaaaaacagccaGGGGGGTGACATGGAGGCGTATTTTTCATTGGCCCTCAGTAAAATGGATTAATATGCAATTAAAAGCATTATTGGAGGCCCACATTAAGTGTTTAAACACTGCAATGCTCTCTGTGTCCGCATCAGGGAGACGTGTGCTTTTTTCCATCATAGATGAAGAGCTGCTGCGTGTGTTTATATCCAAGCAGACGCTGTAATAATTCTCATCAGATTAAAACACGTAAATGGTTCTCTCTGAAGGCGTAACGTGGCGACCATAACTCGGCTGCGGcatggttgctatatttagcaagtaggggtgcattcaaagtaaaagtgtttcttgcatctgCCGCGCAGGATCTCCACCTGTGATTGTGAAGCAGACACACTGGCAGCACCTGCCTTCCTGgtgcatgggtgtccaatgtgtggcccaggggccatcattgcagaaatataatggataaaatacatgtcacaatcGCCACTTCTGgcactttacagagtgaaattGTTAGTGGTGTCTTTCTAGTTGTACACACAAGTCACACTTGGACTTGAAGACATGAAAGACAATGTAACGTGTGTTTACTTTACAGCAAGCTCCCGTCCAACGCTCCAATCATGAGGCCTGCGTTCTGCTCTTTTGTCCTGGTGCTGACCTTTTGCACTCTCAAAGCCAACTCCCAGACGTCCTATTACGCAGCTGTAGGATCAAACATCACTCTTCCCTGCAAGCATACATATCCCACTGACAATGGACACTACCAGATTACCTGGTTTGTCAAGGTGAATTCACAAGACTTCCGTATTACATTTTGGCATTGTGGTGTTTTTTACGAACCACTGAAGGGCAGGGTCCACCACATGCCTCACAGCTTTCAGACCTCACACTGCAAAGGCGACGCTTCCATAACCATCAGCAACCTGCGTCTCTCAGACACGGGGACCTACACATGCCTCTTGAGAAATTATGAAATAGGTGAGGAAAGGAAGATGAACCTGACAGTCATGGAGAAACCAATCGAGCCGGTTTGTGGTGTGGAAGGGGAGCCTGCAAAGGGTCATGGCGTGACACTCAAATGCGGATCCTCACATGACACACTCCAACTGACGTACAGCTGGACAAAGATGAGCGGAAACAAGATGTTGCCACCAAACGCCAGTGTGAATGCCACATTGGGTGACTTGTTTGTAGACAGGATCACAGAGGACAACTGTGGAAGATATCTCTGTACGGTGGAAAGTCTGGTTGCTACCCAACACTGTGACGTCCTACTTGAGTGTCCACCACCATCAGCCATGAGCGATGGAGTTCCAGTTCCAGTCGTGGCCGTGACGACCGTCGTGCTTGTGCTGGGTCTTGTCGGTGCTCTCGCCATCTGGTACTGGCGCAGAAGTGAAACAGTGGAGGAGGTGCCCATGTTGTCGATGGAGGGGGGAGACTTGGAAACACTTCCCGATAGTGTCACGTGTGAGCATCCTCACACTTCTGGCGATACtgctgaaaatatgaaataatggagccaaatttgttgtttttgattcATTTAGGATTTCTGTGTTGTGTATGACTACTTTtcttcaataaaaaataaatgataaaaacacaaagctgtccaaaagagtgagtggAGACTCCTTTTACGGACTCCAGCTCTGACGAGTCAGTCACTCAAGGGAATCGGGTAGTGACTGACTCATTAAACAGGAACAATGTGCACATTCATCTTTACAAAATGCGAGTACATTACATGGAAATGTTTCACCGCTTTAGTTCATATTTGATTCATGACTCAGAGgtcaaatgtcacatttttaggTTCAAGACTGCGTGTTTGGAAGATCAAAGAGACAGAAGTGACCTTGAGGTCACACCAACACACTTgcaattcataaaaataaatcaaaaatagaTCTATTTGATGGATGACCTTCAggtctggggtgtccaaagtgcggtccaaAGGCCATTTGCATCCAGCGGCtgtgttttattggcccatggtcATTCTACAATTataacaaaagtaaaaacacacaaaaaatggaaatcgctgcaattttacaagaataaagtcaaaatataaagtaaaTGTTTCTGTattcaaacaacaaaaagaggtgcaattttacaagaataaacctcGCAGCGTGGTTGGCAGTTAGCCCCTCTTTGGCAGCCGACTAACCGGAGTAAACGGGGTGTCCATTGTGCGGCTCGGTAGCAATTTGCAGCCcgcaaaattattatttatcaagAAAACTGTGGCAAaatcagcaattttacaagaatatcgtaatatgagagaaaataacgtacctcattttagtagcattaaggtGAAATCAGAAAGAAAAAACTTTTCCTTTAAGCTGTAATGTTGTGACAAAACAGTAgttttaatttgtggaaaatgagtCTGAATTGACTAGAATTATACAATAGAAGCAATGTAGACTTAAACAATGGCTGCACTCATACTTGAATTTTGCACAGACTGGTTGCGGCAAGAGCAGTAATGTTGCTCGTCGTGTGTGTCCGCGTCTTGCGCTCTAAAATGCACGCGCACACAACAgctgtcgccatggcaacaaacAGACATGGCTGCAGGTGTGTTAGCCTAGAAAAAACACCAAGGTTGCTCTTTGAGGAAGGATAAGTCCACAGACTGCAATGTTTTGACACGCCACGAGGGGGCAGCACGTTCTTCCGTTGTGCTTGAGTTTAGATGAAGACAAGAAAGTGTGACTTTATCAAGAAGGACAGGGAGCTACGTTCAATCACATGTTAACTTAAAGGAACACAAGAGAATGGGCACTACTACAACAGTCTTTTTTGTgcgttcatttcaaagatttGAGAAGTTACTGTCATGAGtgagtgtgctgctctgctgccacctaatgTTTGTTTTCCGTCACAGCACACTCAGCCATCAGAGGTGGAGCAAGCACACCTGCGTCCAATTAATGCTGGACTATTTAGACCAGGCAGTAACCTCACCTAGTTGCCAGAATGTCTT is drawn from Dunckerocampus dactyliophorus isolate RoL2022-P2 chromosome 9, RoL_Ddac_1.1, whole genome shotgun sequence and contains these coding sequences:
- the LOC129187845 gene encoding coxsackievirus and adenovirus receptor homolog — protein: MRPAFCSFVLVLTFCTLKANSQTSYYAAVGSNITLPCKHTYPTDNGHYQITWFVKVNSQDFRITFWHCGVFYEPLKGRVHHMPHSFQTSHCKGDASITISNLRLSDTGTYTCLLRNYEIGEERKMNLTVMEKPIEPVCGVEGEPAKGHGVTLKCGSSHDTLQLTYSWTKMSGNKMLPPNASVNATLGDLFVDRITEDNCGRYLCTVESLVATQHCDVLLECPPPSAMSDGVPVPVVAVTTVVLVLGLVGALAIWYWRRSETVEEVPMLSMEGGDLETLPDSVTCEHPHTSGDTAENMK